The Streptomyces laurentii genome contains a region encoding:
- a CDS encoding hypothetical protein (identified by MetaGeneAnnotator; putative;~sequence version:1) produces MNELTSLTGLRISPHGLAIFLLVWGLLASLFGWFLALRRTGVAESTAGRGDRTRQDAHAAYGRGGPPRAAQPEGRRRTKNIAWVLAVLGPAAVITGVVQLVG; encoded by the coding sequence ATGAACGAGCTCACGAGTCTGACGGGGCTTCGGATATCACCGCACGGGCTGGCGATCTTCCTGCTGGTCTGGGGGCTGCTGGCAAGCCTGTTCGGGTGGTTCCTCGCTCTCCGGCGGACCGGCGTCGCCGAGAGCACGGCGGGCCGGGGCGATCGGACGCGGCAGGACGCCCACGCGGCGTACGGGCGAGGCGGTCCGCCGCGTGCGGCGCAACCCGAGGGAAGGCGGCGGACGAAGAACATCGCGTGGGTGCTCGCCGTGCTCGGGCCCGCCGCCGTGATCACCGGAGTCGTGCAGCTCGTCGGGTAG
- a CDS encoding membrane protein (identified by MetaGeneAnnotator; putative;~membrane protein [Streptomyces sp. C]), translated as MSEHHVEHTEAWNEPEAPQTPAAHPAATALTPADAADAARLVSFGLQPKLLPARDAEYAELLRRYREDPGFARLADAVATGLGLVVLEVSPRAGMAVTAAEDSVFAVRMGDYARRAATDSADRFLHGLAHLAVAAMAFPRPEDLADDGYIGRLTVNGVDTFVRQACRRLEERAEQDGENTDPATDAPGLEAAWRIYARRSATGATKDARRLAGSTTGIVGKAVAFLTDSGFLQRTGDESGGAYRTTARYQLQVRDMAGSAALTELLELGVVSVSDGSATLLPPPEGDDLELAADAGLPFHA; from the coding sequence GTGAGCGAACACCACGTCGAGCACACCGAGGCGTGGAACGAGCCGGAGGCCCCGCAGACCCCGGCCGCGCACCCCGCAGCCACGGCGCTCACCCCCGCCGACGCGGCCGACGCCGCCCGGCTCGTCTCCTTCGGACTCCAGCCCAAGCTGCTGCCCGCCCGCGACGCCGAGTACGCCGAACTGCTCCGCCGCTACCGCGAGGACCCCGGTTTCGCGCGCCTCGCCGACGCCGTCGCGACCGGCCTCGGCCTTGTTGTCCTGGAGGTCTCCCCGCGCGCGGGCATGGCCGTCACCGCCGCCGAGGACTCGGTCTTCGCGGTCCGCATGGGCGACTACGCCCGCCGTGCCGCCACCGACTCCGCCGACCGCTTCCTGCACGGCCTCGCCCACCTCGCCGTCGCCGCCATGGCCTTCCCGAGGCCCGAGGACCTGGCCGACGACGGCTACATCGGCCGGCTCACCGTCAACGGCGTCGACACCTTCGTCCGGCAGGCCTGCCGCCGCCTGGAGGAGCGTGCCGAACAGGACGGGGAGAACACCGACCCGGCCACGGACGCCCCCGGCCTGGAGGCCGCCTGGCGGATCTACGCCCGGCGCAGCGCCACCGGCGCCACCAAGGACGCCCGCCGTCTGGCCGGTTCCACCACGGGCATCGTCGGCAAGGCCGTCGCCTTCCTCACCGACTCCGGCTTCCTCCAGCGCACCGGCGACGAGTCCGGCGGTGCCTACCGCACCACCGCCCGCTACCAGCTCCAGGTCCGCGACATGGCCGGCAGCGCCGCCCTGACCGAACTGCTCGAACTGGGCGTCGTCTCCGTCAGCGACGGCTCCGCGACCCTCCTGCCGCCGCCCGAGGGCGACGACCTGGAACTCGCCGCCGACGCCGGCCTGCCCTTCCACGCCTGA
- a CDS encoding cytoplasmic membrane protein fsxA (cytoplasmic membrane protein FsxA [Streptomyces sp. PAMC26508];~identified by MetaGeneAnnotator; putative), with amino-acid sequence MILSISGVVLLGIICFLFFKKDGLKASHAFVCSLFGFYLAGTAIAPSITAGGQSLASLLGGIKF; translated from the coding sequence ATGATCCTGTCCATCTCGGGCGTGGTCCTGCTCGGCATCATCTGCTTCCTGTTCTTCAAGAAGGACGGGCTCAAGGCGTCCCACGCCTTCGTCTGCTCGCTCTTCGGCTTCTACCTCGCGGGCACCGCGATCGCCCCGAGCATCACGGCCGGCGGCCAGAGCCTCGCGAGCCTCCTGGGCGGCATCAAGTTCTGA
- a CDS encoding ankyrin (ankyrin [Streptomyces pristinaespiralis ATCC25486];~ankyrin repeats; ankyrin repeats mediate protein-protein interactions in very diverse families of proteins. The number of ANK repeats in a protein can range from 2 to over 20 (ankyrins, for example). ANK repeats may occur in combinations with other...; cd00204;~identified by MetaGeneAnnotator; putative) — translation MSGYETPDPEVVELASQVFDLARVGDATTLAACLDAGVPADLTNGRGDSLVVLAAYHGHAEAVAVLPARGADADRADDRGQTPLAGAVFKGEDAVVRALLAGGANPESGTPSALDTARMFGKIELLELFGSR, via the coding sequence ATGAGCGGGTACGAGACCCCGGACCCCGAGGTCGTCGAACTGGCCTCCCAGGTCTTCGACCTCGCGCGCGTGGGGGACGCGACGACCCTGGCCGCCTGTCTCGACGCGGGCGTCCCGGCCGATCTCACCAACGGCCGGGGCGACTCCCTCGTCGTGCTCGCCGCCTACCACGGGCACGCGGAGGCCGTCGCCGTGCTGCCGGCCCGCGGTGCCGACGCCGACCGGGCCGACGACCGCGGTCAGACCCCGCTCGCCGGCGCCGTCTTCAAGGGGGAGGACGCCGTCGTCCGCGCGCTCCTCGCCGGCGGGGCGAATCCGGAATCCGGGACTCCGTCCGCCCTCGATACCGCACGGATGTTCGGCAAGATCGAACTCCTGGAACTCTTCGGATCCCGGTGA
- a CDS encoding hypothetical protein (identified by MetaGeneAnnotator; putative;~sequence version:1) yields MPGEGADTGIHTPALRVTHIVVQRPDGTGAPRPAAAGSSPRAYVRAVPLPRGRRLDAEPGGASGTEPPRPVRTVAVTPVRLPLPEPVPLPEPVALPEPVALPEPVALPEPVALPEPVALPGSEPRPEPQPEPESPNRRTEESQP; encoded by the coding sequence GTGCCCGGGGAAGGCGCCGACACCGGCATCCACACCCCCGCCCTGCGCGTGACGCACATCGTCGTCCAGCGGCCGGACGGGACCGGGGCACCGCGTCCGGCCGCCGCCGGATCGTCCCCGCGCGCGTACGTCCGGGCCGTACCGCTGCCGCGCGGCCGGCGCCTGGACGCCGAGCCCGGCGGCGCGTCCGGCACGGAGCCCCCGCGCCCCGTACGGACCGTCGCCGTGACGCCCGTACGCCTGCCCCTGCCCGAACCCGTGCCCCTGCCCGAACCCGTGGCCCTGCCCGAACCCGTGGCCCTGCCCGAACCCGTGGCCCTGCCCGAACCCGTGGCCCTGCCCGAACCCGTGGCCCTGCCCGGGTCCGAGCCCCGGCCCGAACCCCAGCCCGAACCCGAGTCACCGAACCGCCGTACCGAGGAGTCCCAGCCGTGA
- a CDS encoding HEAT_2 domain containing protein (HEAT repeats; pfam13646;~HEAT_2 domain containing protein [Streptomyces fulvissimus DSM40593];~UniProt-pubmed:11572948; UniProt-pubmed:20624727; UniProt-pubmed:16956972; UniProt-pubmed:21463507; UniProt-pubmed:18375553; UniProt-pubmed:20581206; UniProt-pubmed:12000953; UniProt-pubmed:20064060; UniProt-pubmed:21551298;~identified by MetaGeneAnnotator; putative) codes for MFDPVIAPSGTLLGLLQRGRGDGTLHALAAPRAEALAALNHCVLGDPRQDWRVENRSLYYARLYLDLHGGLEEIEAHLFDVEDQLDTEESRTGLALAVLGHLASYGRHDALLLLRRYAAGGASWAWALDELALRDDDAGLRTLAGPVLARFPATPEGEAALAAAVRDAYEPRPWRLWAEDPRETVGARIRAAREQGSFDRWQRQLRPTGPRPGWSVRAVLDWAQEGHERGTDLSGPAARCLVAVAAPEDRATLLDAAAGGPDGARRAALHYLAEAQDPGVLDLIECAVDDGSHAVADAAVTAYRRMPGEAAVDRARRWIRRPDALGAAAAGTLACRGGTQDSPRVLGALREIVRTQGPDAPALYPLVDGAGRLGIVCAAAVLRHVYRETASSQLRGRTATALAATDPSFATGFAVECLWDCEETTRELAALHAETGDARVADRLRRLAADPAEEAEVQTAVRNRIGPDLDLQV; via the coding sequence ATGTTCGATCCAGTCATAGCGCCGAGCGGCACTCTGCTCGGTCTGCTGCAGAGGGGCCGCGGCGACGGCACCCTCCACGCGCTCGCCGCACCACGTGCCGAGGCCCTCGCGGCCCTGAACCACTGCGTTCTCGGCGACCCGCGCCAGGACTGGCGGGTCGAGAACCGCTCGCTCTATTACGCACGGCTCTACCTGGACCTGCACGGCGGTCTGGAGGAGATCGAGGCGCACCTCTTCGATGTCGAGGACCAGCTCGACACCGAGGAGTCCCGGACCGGGCTCGCGCTCGCCGTCCTCGGGCACCTCGCCTCCTACGGGCGCCACGACGCGCTGCTGCTCCTGCGCCGTTACGCGGCCGGCGGGGCCAGCTGGGCCTGGGCCCTCGACGAGCTCGCGCTGCGCGACGACGACGCGGGCCTGCGGACCCTCGCCGGTCCCGTCCTCGCCCGCTTCCCGGCCACCCCGGAGGGCGAGGCCGCGCTCGCCGCCGCCGTCCGCGACGCCTACGAGCCCCGCCCCTGGCGGCTGTGGGCCGAAGACCCGCGCGAGACGGTCGGCGCCCGCATCCGGGCCGCCCGCGAGCAGGGCTCCTTCGACCGCTGGCAGCGGCAGCTGCGCCCCACCGGGCCCCGCCCCGGCTGGAGCGTGCGCGCCGTCCTCGACTGGGCCCAGGAGGGCCACGAGCGGGGTACGGACCTGAGCGGGCCCGCCGCCCGCTGCCTGGTCGCCGTCGCCGCGCCCGAGGACCGCGCCACGCTCCTCGACGCCGCCGCCGGAGGACCCGACGGCGCCCGCCGCGCCGCGCTGCACTACCTCGCCGAGGCCCAGGACCCCGGGGTCCTCGACCTCATCGAATGCGCCGTCGACGACGGTTCCCACGCCGTCGCCGACGCGGCCGTCACCGCGTACCGGCGGATGCCCGGCGAGGCGGCCGTCGACCGCGCGCGACGGTGGATCCGACGCCCCGACGCGCTCGGCGCCGCGGCGGCCGGGACGCTCGCCTGCCGCGGCGGCACCCAGGACTCCCCCCGCGTCCTCGGCGCCCTGCGAGAGATCGTGCGTACCCAGGGCCCCGACGCGCCCGCGCTCTATCCGCTCGTGGACGGCGCCGGACGCCTCGGCATCGTCTGCGCGGCGGCCGTCCTGCGGCACGTCTATCGCGAGACGGCCTCCTCCCAGCTGCGCGGCCGTACGGCGACGGCACTGGCCGCCACCGACCCGAGCTTCGCGACGGGCTTCGCCGTCGAGTGCCTGTGGGACTGCGAGGAGACCACCCGCGAACTGGCCGCGCTGCACGCCGAGACCGGTGACGCGCGCGTGGCCGATCGCCTGCGCCGCCTCGCCGCCGACCCGGCCGAGGAGGCCGAGGTGCAGACGGCGGTCCGCAACCGCATCGGGCCGGATCTCGACCTCCAGGTCTGA
- a CDS encoding membrane protein (identified by MetaGeneAnnotator; putative;~membrane protein [Streptomyces cattleya NRRL 8057 = DSM46488]) — protein sequence MTSPASTDLAPPQLSAGPRPAQGPAADEGLARRLRALACTAPLHDLDVRKANLAGEYSVYAMAEVALAAIDLVTLHMDFDTGADHDQVVTRLLPRVAAQAPSAPPPSTSGWPAGSWRT from the coding sequence GTGACTTCGCCTGCCTCGACGGACCTTGCTCCGCCCCAGCTCAGCGCGGGGCCGCGCCCCGCGCAGGGCCCGGCCGCCGACGAAGGGCTCGCGCGGCGGCTGCGCGCGCTCGCGTGCACCGCTCCGCTGCACGACCTCGACGTACGCAAGGCCAATCTGGCGGGCGAGTACTCGGTCTACGCGATGGCCGAGGTCGCCCTCGCCGCGATCGACCTCGTCACCCTCCACATGGACTTCGACACCGGCGCCGACCACGACCAGGTCGTCACCCGGCTGCTGCCCCGCGTCGCCGCGCAGGCCCCGAGCGCCCCGCCGCCGAGCACGAGCGGGTGGCCCGCTGGGTCCTGGAGAACCTGA
- a CDS encoding membrane protein (identified by MetaGeneAnnotator; putative;~membrane protein [Streptomyces cattleya NRRL 8057 = DSM46488]) has protein sequence MLIRRGRLADAQLAAEQARYRTVQYAETLRRTLEATRRNVRAVDWLNTVPDMIAEALEHVADRYRHENAILTNIRKARDEAEDQEHKRRAAELVDIVKDCIRRHTQLQSRLLEAGPLFRAEQDRQAFAAPTAYTGLDLYGQLLAPVLPLPAEQATRVTDAFFAHGTGLRTPASVRIGDLVDLLLTPPVERQHLGAEMPEPDLIATPDDSRFSEEQLASAMELLDLEHDAPRRLSGLLAEARLRDPDLPYLVALLAVHAASPPVGTAYRQGEERLLFAVDDGTPLDDHEFGGADLIVGTALLDAVGMAADRTEAS, from the coding sequence GTGCTCATCCGCCGGGGCCGCCTCGCCGACGCCCAGCTCGCCGCCGAACAGGCCCGCTACCGGACCGTGCAGTACGCGGAGACCCTGCGCCGCACCCTGGAGGCCACCCGGCGCAACGTGCGCGCGGTCGACTGGCTCAACACCGTCCCCGACATGATCGCCGAGGCGCTGGAGCACGTCGCCGACCGCTACCGGCACGAGAACGCGATCCTCACCAACATCCGCAAGGCCCGCGACGAGGCCGAGGACCAGGAGCACAAGCGCCGCGCCGCCGAGCTCGTCGACATCGTCAAGGACTGCATCCGCCGGCACACCCAGCTCCAGTCCCGGCTCCTGGAGGCCGGCCCGCTGTTCCGCGCCGAGCAGGACCGCCAGGCGTTCGCCGCGCCCACCGCGTACACCGGACTCGACCTGTACGGGCAGCTGCTCGCCCCGGTCCTGCCGCTCCCGGCCGAGCAGGCCACCCGGGTCACCGACGCCTTCTTCGCGCACGGCACCGGACTGCGCACCCCCGCCTCCGTCCGGATAGGCGATCTCGTCGACCTGCTGCTCACGCCGCCCGTGGAACGCCAGCACCTCGGCGCGGAGATGCCCGAGCCGGACCTGATCGCCACCCCCGACGACAGCCGCTTCAGCGAGGAGCAGCTGGCGAGCGCCATGGAACTGCTCGACCTGGAGCACGACGCCCCGCGCCGGCTGTCCGGACTGCTCGCCGAAGCCCGGCTGCGCGACCCCGACCTGCCCTATCTGGTCGCCCTGCTCGCCGTGCACGCCGCCAGCCCGCCGGTCGGCACCGCCTACCGCCAGGGCGAGGAGCGGCTGCTCTTCGCGGTCGACGACGGCACCCCGCTCGACGACCACGAGTTCGGCGGCGCCGACCTCATCGTCGGCACCGCGCTCCTCGACGCCGTCGGCATGGCCGCCGACCGTACGGAGGCCTCGTGA
- a CDS encoding 5-oxoprolinase (5-oxoprolinase;~5-oxoprolinase [Streptomyces cattleya NRRL 8057 = DSM46488];~Hydantoinase/oxoprolinase N-terminal region; pfam05378;~Hydantoinase/oxoprolinase; pfam01968;~N-methylhydantoinase B/acetone carboxylase, alpha subunit [Aminoacid transportand metabolism / Secondary metabolites biosynthesis,transport, and catabolism]; COG0146;~identified by MetaGeneAnnotator; putative): MTGRWEFWIDRGGTFTDVVGRRPDGRLVTRKLLSLDPARRHDAAVAGIRLLLGLEPGEPVPADRIAVVKMGTTVATNALLERRGEPTVLLVTTGFRDALRIAYQNRPHLFDRHIVLPEAVYARVIEVPERIDAHGEVLVPLDEDAVAAALAAAHDDGLRSAAVVLLHGYRHPGHEERVAALARAAGFPQVSCSHEVSPLIKLVPRGDTTVVDAYLSPILRRYVDEVARDLAGIRLMFMQSNGGLREAAHFRGKDAVLSGPAGGVVGMVRTAAQAGHDRVVGFDMGGTSTDVSHYAGEFERELGTQVAGVRMRAPMMSIHTVAAGGGSVLHYDGSRYRVGPDSAGAVPGPACYRRGGPLTVTDANVMLGRIQPGHFPAVFGEHGDQSLDAEVVREKFTALAAETGGGRTPEDVAGGFLEIAVLSMANAVKKISVQRGHDITRYALTSFGGAGGQHACAVADALGVDTVVVPPLAGVLSAYGIGLADATAMRERSVEAGLDEPGTADRVQRLCAALADDTRADLRADGLPDEAVTTHARVLLRYAGTDASLPIPLASADEMSAAFTALHRARYGFTTDAPLVVEAVSVEAVGTAGPHGPVVVPAGTRHGGALTPRATVTTYSGGTPADTPLYRREDLRPGDTATGPAVLAEADATTVVDPGWAATATDGGHLLLRRVTPRPARTAAGTDVDPVLLEVFNNLFMAIAEQMGVRLENTARSVNIKERLDFSCALFDPDGNLIANAPHIPVHLGSMGESIKEVLRRDRDELRPGDVYAINDPYHGGTHLPDVTVVTPVFDDAGTDLLFLVASRGHHAEIGGITPGSMPAFSRTIEEEGVLFDNWLLVRDGTLREAETRALLADAPYPSRDPDTNLADLRAQIAANEKGIEELRKTVDQFGLDVVHAYMRHVRANAEESVRRIIATLHDGSCRYETDDGAVIQVAVRVDRARRSAVLDFTGTSPQRPGNTNAPTAVVMAAVLYVFRTLVADDIPLNSGCLEPLDVRVPPGCMLAPEPPAATVAGNVETSQAVTGALYAALGVQAEGSGTMNNVTFGNDRVQYYETVASGSGAGDGFDGADAVQTHMTNSRLTDPEILEWRLPVRVDSFGVREDSGGRGRWHGGAGVERRIRFLEPMTLALLTGHRRVPRTAWRAASRARSAPTPWNAPTAPSTTSAASTPRTSAPVTSSSSAPRAGRLRPAGGRQEGRQEGRQEGRQEGRQEGREGRRQGGRRERPFAAARPGRATGHIIAVSTVVAART, translated from the coding sequence ATGACCGGACGCTGGGAGTTCTGGATCGACCGCGGCGGCACCTTCACCGACGTCGTGGGGCGGCGGCCCGACGGGCGGCTCGTCACCCGCAAGCTGCTCTCCCTCGACCCCGCCCGCCGCCACGACGCCGCCGTCGCCGGCATCCGGCTCCTGCTCGGCCTCGAACCCGGCGAACCCGTGCCCGCCGACCGGATCGCCGTCGTCAAGATGGGCACCACCGTCGCCACCAACGCCCTCCTGGAACGCCGCGGTGAACCCACTGTCCTGCTCGTCACCACCGGCTTCCGCGACGCGCTGCGCATCGCCTACCAGAACCGCCCCCACCTGTTCGACCGGCACATCGTGCTGCCCGAAGCCGTCTACGCGCGCGTGATCGAGGTACCGGAGCGGATCGACGCCCATGGCGAGGTCCTCGTACCGCTCGACGAGGACGCGGTCGCGGCCGCCCTGGCCGCCGCCCACGACGACGGGCTGCGCTCCGCCGCCGTCGTCCTCCTGCACGGCTACCGCCACCCCGGCCACGAGGAGCGCGTCGCCGCCCTCGCCCGCGCCGCGGGCTTCCCCCAGGTCAGCTGCTCCCACGAGGTCAGCCCGCTGATCAAGCTCGTCCCGCGCGGCGACACCACCGTCGTCGACGCCTACCTCTCGCCGATCCTGCGCCGGTACGTCGACGAGGTCGCCCGCGACCTCGCCGGAATCCGCCTGATGTTCATGCAGTCCAACGGCGGTCTGCGGGAGGCCGCCCACTTCCGCGGCAAGGACGCCGTCCTGTCCGGCCCGGCCGGCGGCGTCGTCGGGATGGTCCGCACCGCCGCGCAGGCCGGCCACGACCGGGTCGTCGGCTTCGACATGGGCGGCACCTCCACCGACGTCTCCCACTACGCGGGCGAGTTCGAGCGCGAACTCGGTACCCAGGTCGCCGGGGTCCGGATGCGCGCCCCGATGATGAGCATCCACACCGTCGCCGCGGGCGGCGGCTCCGTGCTCCACTACGACGGCAGCCGCTACCGTGTCGGCCCCGACTCCGCGGGCGCCGTCCCCGGCCCCGCCTGCTACCGCCGCGGCGGCCCGCTGACCGTCACCGACGCCAACGTCATGCTCGGCCGGATCCAGCCGGGACACTTCCCCGCCGTGTTCGGCGAGCACGGCGACCAGTCGCTGGACGCCGAGGTCGTCCGCGAGAAGTTCACCGCCCTCGCCGCCGAGACCGGCGGCGGCCGCACCCCCGAGGACGTCGCCGGCGGCTTCCTGGAGATCGCCGTCCTCAGCATGGCCAACGCCGTCAAGAAGATCTCCGTCCAGCGCGGCCACGACATCACCCGCTACGCCCTCACCAGCTTCGGCGGCGCCGGCGGCCAGCACGCCTGCGCCGTCGCCGACGCGCTCGGCGTCGACACCGTCGTCGTCCCGCCGCTCGCCGGCGTCCTGTCCGCGTACGGCATCGGGCTCGCCGACGCCACCGCCATGCGCGAACGGTCCGTCGAAGCGGGCCTCGACGAGCCCGGCACCGCCGACCGGGTCCAGCGGCTCTGCGCCGCACTTGCCGACGACACCCGCGCCGACCTGCGCGCCGACGGACTCCCCGACGAGGCGGTCACCACTCACGCGCGCGTACTGTTGCGGTACGCCGGAACCGACGCGAGCCTCCCCATACCCCTCGCCTCCGCCGACGAGATGAGCGCCGCGTTCACGGCGCTGCATCGCGCGCGGTACGGCTTCACCACGGACGCGCCCCTCGTCGTCGAGGCCGTCTCGGTCGAGGCCGTCGGCACGGCCGGTCCGCACGGTCCCGTCGTCGTCCCCGCCGGCACCCGCCACGGCGGCGCCCTCACCCCGCGCGCCACGGTCACCACGTACAGCGGCGGCACGCCGGCCGACACCCCGCTCTACCGGCGCGAGGACCTGCGCCCCGGCGACACCGCCACCGGCCCCGCCGTTCTCGCCGAGGCCGACGCCACCACCGTGGTCGACCCCGGCTGGGCCGCCACCGCCACCGACGGCGGTCATCTGCTGCTGCGCCGGGTCACCCCGCGTCCCGCCCGTACGGCCGCCGGCACCGACGTCGACCCGGTCCTCCTGGAGGTCTTCAACAACCTCTTCATGGCGATCGCCGAGCAGATGGGCGTCCGCCTGGAGAACACCGCCCGCTCCGTCAACATCAAGGAGCGCCTCGACTTCTCCTGCGCGCTCTTCGACCCCGACGGCAACCTCATCGCCAACGCCCCCCACATCCCCGTCCACCTCGGCTCCATGGGGGAGTCCATCAAGGAGGTGCTGCGGCGCGACCGGGACGAGCTGCGCCCCGGGGACGTGTACGCCATCAACGACCCGTACCACGGCGGCACCCACCTGCCGGACGTCACCGTCGTCACCCCCGTCTTCGACGACGCCGGAACCGACCTGCTCTTCCTCGTCGCCTCCCGCGGCCACCACGCCGAGATCGGCGGCATCACCCCCGGCTCCATGCCCGCCTTCAGCCGCACCATCGAGGAGGAGGGCGTCCTCTTCGACAACTGGCTCCTCGTCCGCGACGGCACGCTGCGCGAGGCCGAGACCCGGGCCCTGCTCGCCGACGCCCCGTACCCCTCCCGCGATCCCGACACCAACCTCGCCGACCTGCGCGCCCAGATCGCCGCCAACGAGAAGGGCATCGAGGAACTGCGCAAGACCGTCGACCAGTTCGGCCTCGACGTCGTCCACGCGTACATGCGGCACGTCCGGGCCAACGCCGAGGAGTCGGTCCGCCGGATCATCGCCACCCTCCACGACGGGTCCTGTCGCTACGAGACGGACGACGGCGCCGTCATCCAGGTCGCCGTCCGCGTCGACCGTGCCCGCCGCTCGGCCGTCCTCGACTTCACCGGCACCTCGCCCCAGAGGCCCGGCAACACCAACGCGCCCACCGCCGTCGTCATGGCCGCCGTCCTGTACGTCTTCCGCACCCTCGTCGCCGACGACATCCCGCTCAACAGCGGCTGCCTCGAACCCCTCGACGTCCGGGTGCCGCCCGGCTGCATGCTCGCGCCCGAGCCGCCCGCCGCCACGGTCGCCGGCAACGTCGAGACCTCCCAGGCCGTCACCGGCGCCCTGTACGCCGCCCTCGGGGTCCAGGCGGAGGGCTCCGGCACCATGAACAACGTCACCTTCGGCAACGACCGTGTCCAGTACTACGAGACCGTCGCCAGCGGCTCGGGCGCCGGGGACGGTTTCGACGGCGCCGACGCCGTCCAGACGCATATGACCAACTCCCGGCTCACCGACCCCGAGATCCTGGAGTGGCGCCTGCCCGTCCGCGTCGACTCGTTCGGCGTCCGCGAGGACAGCGGCGGCCGCGGCCGCTGGCACGGCGGGGCCGGGGTCGAGCGCCGCATCCGGTTCCTGGAGCCGATGACCCTCGCGCTGCTGACCGGACACCGCCGCGTCCCCCGTACGGCATGGCGGGCGGCGAGCCGGGCGCGCTCGGCGCCAACACCGTGGAACGCGCCGACGGCACCGTCGACGACCTCGGCGGCATCGACACCACGGACGTCGGCCCCGGTGACGTCCTCGTCGTCCGCACCCCGGGCGGGGCGGCTACGGCCCGCCGGAGGACGTCAAGAAGGACGTCAAGAAGGACGTCAAGAAGGACGTCAAGAAGGACGTCAAGAAGGACGAGAAGGACGACGACAAGGAGGGCGGCGGGAACGCCCCTTCGCAGCCGCCCGGCCCGGCCGTGCGACCGGGCACATAATCGCCGTTTCGACCGTAGTCGCCGCGAGGACCTAG